Proteins found in one Salvelinus alpinus chromosome 11, SLU_Salpinus.1, whole genome shotgun sequence genomic segment:
- the LOC139534629 gene encoding metastasis-associated protein MTA2-like isoform X1 — protein sequence MAANMYRVGDYVYFENSSSNPYLIRRIEELNKTANGNVEAKVVCLFRRRDISGNLNTLADSNARDFEEESKQPTVSEQQKHQLKHRELFLSRQFESLPATHIRGKCNVTLLNETDVLAGYLEKEECFFYSLVFDPVQKTLLADQGEIRVGSKYQAEIPDKLAEGEEDTRIQEKLEVKVWHPDNQLKDPQIDQFLVVARAVGTFARALDCSSSIRQPSLHMSAAAASRDITLFHAMDTLQKNGYDLAKAMSTLVPQGGPVLCRDEMEEWSASEAMLFEEALEKYGKDFNDIRQDFLPWKSLASVVQFYYMWKTTDRYIQQKRLKAAEADSKLKQVYIPTYTKPNPNQIMAPGNKPGMNGAAGFQKGLSCESCRNLPSVAAAQSAQWYAWGPPNMQCRLCASCWIYWKKYGGLKTPTQLEGAARSGSESTPRGHMTRQEVQGLSPFTTSGGRAKLLAKNRQTFILQTTKLTRIARRVCTDILQPRSAARRPYASINANAVKAECMIRLPKATKAPIKNCSIPRPPLATIVKELAIQAPLKLKAPRGTPTPINRNQANQPRGGSALLGKRPFDSSALALPFPTNGRPFTSGMRTTSQSVIKRQKVNQGDAPNPVVFVATKYTRALRKHLTQSEMRRAARKPHLPVRVKLPLPPRPLALAILPSSTSEPIVLED from the exons GAGACTTTGAGGAGGAGTCCAAGCAGCCCACAGTGTCTGAACAGCAGAAacaccagctgaaacacagagaaCTCTTCCTCTCTCGGCAGTTTGAGTCTTTACCAGCCACTCACATAAG ggggAAATGTAACGTTACACTCCTCAACGAAACAGACGTCCTCGCCGGATACCTGGAGAAAGAG GAGTGTTTCTTCTACTCGCTGGTGTTTGACCCGGTCCAGAAGACCCTGTTGGCGGACCAAGGAGAGATTCGGGTGGGCTCCAAGTACCAGGCCGAGATCCCCGACAAGTTAGCCGaag GTGAAGAAGACACCCGTATTCAGGAGAAGCTGGAGGTCAAGGTGTGGCACCCCGACAACCAGCTCAAAGACCCACAGATCGACCAGTTTCTGGTGGTGGCTCG TGCTGTGGGGACGTTTGCCCGAGCCCTGGACTGCAGCAGCTCTATCCGTCAACCCAGCCTGCATATGAGTGCTGCGGCCGCCTCCCGAGACATCACGCTG TTCCATGCGATGGATACCCTGCAGAAGAACGGCTACGACCTCGCCAAGGCCATGTCCACGCTGGTGCCGCAGGGCGGGCCCGTGCTCTGCCGTGacgagatggaggagtggagcgCCTCAGAGGCCATGCTGTTCGAGGAGGCCCTTGAGAAGTATGGCAAGGACTTCAACGACATCCGCCAGGACTTT TTGCCGTGGAAGTCACTAGCCAGCGTGGTTCAGTTCTACTACATGTGGAAAACCACCGACCGCTACATTCAACAG AAACGACTCAAGGCAGCGGAAGCAGACAGCAAGCTGAAGCAGGTTTACATCCCCACCTA caCCAAGCCCAACCCCAACCAGATCATGGCTCCTGGTAACAAGCCTGGCATGAACGGGGCCGCTGGCTTCCAGAAAGGACTGAGCTGTGAGAGCTGCCGTA ATCTCCCCTCTGTTGCAGCCGCCCAGTCAGCACAGTGGTACGCGTGGGGTCCTCCCAACATGCAGTGCAGACTGTGTGCATCCTGCTGGATCTACTGGAAGAAGTACGGAGGCCTGAAGACCCCCACACAGCTAGAGGGCGCCGCAAGATCTGGCTCA GAGTCAACCCCCCGAGGTCACATGACCCGCCAGGAAGTGCAGGGCCTGTCACCTTTCACGACTAGTGGGGGGCGGGCCAAGCTGCTGGCCAAAAACCGCCAGACGTTCATCCTGCAGACCACCAAGCTGACGCGCATCGCCCGCCGCGTCTGCACCGACATCCTGCAGCCCCGCAGCGCCGCACGCCGCCCCTACGCCTCCATCAACGCCAATGCCGTCAAGGCCGAGT GTATGATAAGGCTGCCTAAAGCGACCAAGGCACCTATAAAGAACTGCTCGATCCCTCGACCACCGCTGGCCACCATAGTGAAGGAACTGG cCATCCAGGCTCCACTCAAGCTGAAGGCCCCCAGAGgcacccccacccccatcaaccgCAACCAGGCCAACCAGCCCCGCGGGGGATCGGCCCTGCTCGGGAAGAGGCCCTTTGACAGCAGC GCGTTGGCACTGCCGTTCCCCACCAATGGGAGGCCGTTCACATCAGGCATGAGGACCACCTCTCAGTCAGTGATCAAGCGTCAGAAAGTGAACCAAGGAGACGCGCCAAACCCTGTGGTTTTTGTTGCTACTAAATACACCAG GGCTCTGAGGAAACACCTGACCCAGTCTGAGATGCGGCGGGCAGCCAGGAAACCACACCTCCCCGTCAGGGTCAAGCTGCCCCTGCCTCCCCGGCCCCTGGCTCTAGCCATCCTGCCCTCCAGCACCAGCGAGCCCATCGTCCTGGAAGACTAA
- the cth1 gene encoding cysteine three histidine 1, translating to MFKRSSDDLPMFPYHEGLDDLLFPREHCSTGGGGSMSMAEALLPLVESPSQIPWLCSTRYKTELCSRYADTGFCKYAERCQFAHGLHDLHVQSRHPKYKTELCRTFHTAGYCVYGTRCLFAHTAKEQRPPHRRRRNIPCRTYRSFGVCPFGSRCNFLHIEGDGNGGLSDGGLESPDSAPEKAPIARPQPQSQDWKPRGALCRTFSSFGFCLYGTRCCFQHGLPSNIQGGAPAHLLSLASDRFSSSPCSSSSSPPSGLPSPVWPDDSSTPLNNPVAHNAFAFSSQLNDVLLPLALRLQQLENSQAMEAACNMQGVWGNKL from the exons ATGTTTAAG AGAAGCAGTGATGACCTGCCCATGTTCCCCTACCATGAGGGACTAGATGACCTGTTGTTCCCTAGGGAGCACTGCTCAACTGGAGGTGGGGGAAGCATGTCCATGGCTGAGGCCCTCCTGCCCCTAGTGGAGTCTCCCTCCCAGATCCCCTGGTTGTGCTCCACCCGCTATAAGACGGAGCTGTGCAGCCGCTATGCCGACACGGGCTTCTGCAAGTATGCTGAGCGCTGCCAGTTTGCCCATGGCCTCCACGACCTCCACGTGCAGTCCCGCCACCCCAAGTACAAGACGGAACTGTGCCGGACCTTCCACACAGCAGGCTACTGCGTCTATGGCACCCGCTGCCTGTTCGCCCACACTGCCAAGGAGCAGCGTCCCCCCCACCGCCGGCGCCGCAACATCCCCTGCCGCACCTACCGCTCGTTCGGTGTGTGCCCCTTTGGCTCACGCTGCAACTTCCTGCACATCGAGGGTGACGGTAATGGCGGCCTCAGTGATGGCGGCCTGGAGTCCCCAGACAGCGCTCCTGAGAAGGCCCCCATTGCCAGGCCCCAGCCACAATCCCAGGACTGGAAGCCCCGCGGGGCCCTGTGCCGCACCTTTAGCTCCTTTGGCTTCTGCCTCTACGGCACCCGCTGCTGTTTCCAACACGGCCTGCCGAGCAACATCCAGGGGGGCGCCCCCGCCCATCTGCTGTCCCTAGCTTCGGACaggttctcctcttctccctgctcctcatcctcctctcccccatctggACTGCCCTCCCCGGTCTGGCCTGATGATTCATCCACCCCGCTGAACAACCCTGTGGCCCACAATGCCTTCGCCTTCTCCAGCCAGCTGAATGATGTGCTGCTGCCTCTGGCCCTCAGGCTCCAGCAACTGGAGAACAGCCAGGCCATGGAGGCTGCCTGCAACATGCAGGGTGTCTGGGGGAACAAGCTTTAG
- the LOC139534629 gene encoding metastasis-associated protein MTA2-like isoform X2 has protein sequence MAANMYRVGDYVYFENSSSNPYLIRRIEELNKTANGNVEAKVVCLFRRRDISGNLNTLADSNARDFEEESKQPTVSEQQKHQLKHRELFLSRQFESLPATHIRGKCNVTLLNETDVLAGYLEKEECFFYSLVFDPVQKTLLADQGEIRVGSKYQAEIPDKLAEGEEDTRIQEKLEVKVWHPDNQLKDPQIDQFLVVARAVGTFARALDCSSSIRQPSLHMSAAAASRDITLFHAMDTLQKNGYDLAKAMSTLVPQGGPVLCRDEMEEWSASEAMLFEEALEKYGKDFNDIRQDFLPWKSLASVVQFYYMWKTTDRYIQQKRLKAAEADSKLKQVYIPTYTKPNPNQIMAPGNKPGMNGAAGFQKGLSCESCRTAQSAQWYAWGPPNMQCRLCASCWIYWKKYGGLKTPTQLEGAARSGSESTPRGHMTRQEVQGLSPFTTSGGRAKLLAKNRQTFILQTTKLTRIARRVCTDILQPRSAARRPYASINANAVKAECMIRLPKATKAPIKNCSIPRPPLATIVKELAIQAPLKLKAPRGTPTPINRNQANQPRGGSALLGKRPFDSSALALPFPTNGRPFTSGMRTTSQSVIKRQKVNQGDAPNPVVFVATKYTRALRKHLTQSEMRRAARKPHLPVRVKLPLPPRPLALAILPSSTSEPIVLED, from the exons GAGACTTTGAGGAGGAGTCCAAGCAGCCCACAGTGTCTGAACAGCAGAAacaccagctgaaacacagagaaCTCTTCCTCTCTCGGCAGTTTGAGTCTTTACCAGCCACTCACATAAG ggggAAATGTAACGTTACACTCCTCAACGAAACAGACGTCCTCGCCGGATACCTGGAGAAAGAG GAGTGTTTCTTCTACTCGCTGGTGTTTGACCCGGTCCAGAAGACCCTGTTGGCGGACCAAGGAGAGATTCGGGTGGGCTCCAAGTACCAGGCCGAGATCCCCGACAAGTTAGCCGaag GTGAAGAAGACACCCGTATTCAGGAGAAGCTGGAGGTCAAGGTGTGGCACCCCGACAACCAGCTCAAAGACCCACAGATCGACCAGTTTCTGGTGGTGGCTCG TGCTGTGGGGACGTTTGCCCGAGCCCTGGACTGCAGCAGCTCTATCCGTCAACCCAGCCTGCATATGAGTGCTGCGGCCGCCTCCCGAGACATCACGCTG TTCCATGCGATGGATACCCTGCAGAAGAACGGCTACGACCTCGCCAAGGCCATGTCCACGCTGGTGCCGCAGGGCGGGCCCGTGCTCTGCCGTGacgagatggaggagtggagcgCCTCAGAGGCCATGCTGTTCGAGGAGGCCCTTGAGAAGTATGGCAAGGACTTCAACGACATCCGCCAGGACTTT TTGCCGTGGAAGTCACTAGCCAGCGTGGTTCAGTTCTACTACATGTGGAAAACCACCGACCGCTACATTCAACAG AAACGACTCAAGGCAGCGGAAGCAGACAGCAAGCTGAAGCAGGTTTACATCCCCACCTA caCCAAGCCCAACCCCAACCAGATCATGGCTCCTGGTAACAAGCCTGGCATGAACGGGGCCGCTGGCTTCCAGAAAGGACTGAGCTGTGAGAGCTGCCGTA CCGCCCAGTCAGCACAGTGGTACGCGTGGGGTCCTCCCAACATGCAGTGCAGACTGTGTGCATCCTGCTGGATCTACTGGAAGAAGTACGGAGGCCTGAAGACCCCCACACAGCTAGAGGGCGCCGCAAGATCTGGCTCA GAGTCAACCCCCCGAGGTCACATGACCCGCCAGGAAGTGCAGGGCCTGTCACCTTTCACGACTAGTGGGGGGCGGGCCAAGCTGCTGGCCAAAAACCGCCAGACGTTCATCCTGCAGACCACCAAGCTGACGCGCATCGCCCGCCGCGTCTGCACCGACATCCTGCAGCCCCGCAGCGCCGCACGCCGCCCCTACGCCTCCATCAACGCCAATGCCGTCAAGGCCGAGT GTATGATAAGGCTGCCTAAAGCGACCAAGGCACCTATAAAGAACTGCTCGATCCCTCGACCACCGCTGGCCACCATAGTGAAGGAACTGG cCATCCAGGCTCCACTCAAGCTGAAGGCCCCCAGAGgcacccccacccccatcaaccgCAACCAGGCCAACCAGCCCCGCGGGGGATCGGCCCTGCTCGGGAAGAGGCCCTTTGACAGCAGC GCGTTGGCACTGCCGTTCCCCACCAATGGGAGGCCGTTCACATCAGGCATGAGGACCACCTCTCAGTCAGTGATCAAGCGTCAGAAAGTGAACCAAGGAGACGCGCCAAACCCTGTGGTTTTTGTTGCTACTAAATACACCAG GGCTCTGAGGAAACACCTGACCCAGTCTGAGATGCGGCGGGCAGCCAGGAAACCACACCTCCCCGTCAGGGTCAAGCTGCCCCTGCCTCCCCGGCCCCTGGCTCTAGCCATCCTGCCCTCCAGCACCAGCGAGCCCATCGTCCTGGAAGACTAA